In the genome of Bacteroidales bacterium, one region contains:
- a CDS encoding LytTR family DNA-binding domain-containing protein, with translation MTTCIVVDDELNAREALEKLIQRYFPDKLQVVCLAASVQDAVQAIHKYNPGLVFLDIEMPGENGFKIFDYFDQYTFEVIFTTAYKQYAIHAIKHAALDYLLKPVNFADLQEAVQKLEKKIQVTSRQARIETLLSNLSMGSDIMSKVALPTLTGYQMERINNIMYCEADENYTRIHLVPCEVVVVPKTLKIIQELLPSETFFRVHKSYLVNLNYVKKYTKTDGHLITLEDGTVIDVAARRNEEFIRALTHRSPSQ, from the coding sequence ATGACCACCTGCATTGTCGTTGATGACGAGCTCAATGCCCGGGAAGCGCTTGAGAAGCTTATCCAGCGCTATTTCCCCGACAAACTGCAGGTGGTTTGCCTGGCCGCATCGGTCCAGGATGCCGTGCAGGCCATTCATAAATACAACCCGGGCCTCGTATTTCTGGACATCGAAATGCCGGGAGAAAACGGTTTTAAGATTTTCGACTACTTTGACCAATATACCTTTGAAGTCATATTCACCACCGCTTATAAGCAGTATGCCATCCATGCCATAAAGCATGCAGCACTGGATTACCTGCTGAAGCCGGTGAACTTTGCTGATCTCCAGGAGGCCGTGCAGAAACTTGAAAAAAAGATTCAGGTCACTTCCCGGCAGGCCCGCATCGAAACCCTGCTCTCAAACCTGAGCATGGGCTCCGATATTATGAGCAAGGTGGCATTGCCGACCCTCACAGGGTACCAGATGGAACGGATCAACAATATCATGTATTGTGAGGCAGATGAGAACTATACGCGCATTCACCTGGTGCCCTGCGAAGTCGTGGTGGTACCCAAGACCCTGAAGATCATCCAGGAACTCCTCCCTTCCGAAACGTTCTTCCGTGTCCATAAGTCGTATCTGGTCAACCTGAATTATGTAAAAAAGTATACCAAGACCGATGGCCATCTGATCACGCTGGAAGATGGTACGGTCATCGATGTGGCTGCAAGAAGAAATGAAGAGTTCATCCGGGCGCTGACGCACCGGTCTCCATCCCAGTAA